The window GCACTTCGTCCACCGGCACGTCCACCTCGCGGCCTTCCCGCACCACACGGGCAGTTTTGGCCTGCAGGCTCATCAGTTTCTGGATGGCCTCGGAAGTGCGGCCTTTGGCTTTGGCTTCCAGGTATTTGCCGATGCGAATGAGGGTGATGATGGTGGCCGAGGTTTCGAAGTAAAGGTGGCCAGGGAGCAGGTTCAGCAAGACGGCCACCGAGTAGAAGTAGGCCACGGACGAGCCCAGGGCTACGAGCACATCCATGTTGGGCGCGCCGTTGCGGAGCGCCTTGTAGCCGCCTTCGTAGTATTGCCAGCCGACGTAAAACTGCACCGGCGTGGCGAGGGCAAAGAACACCCAGCCCCACCAGGGGGCCTGCGCCACAGCCGCTGGAAGCAAACCGAAGTCACGCCCCATGGAAAGCAGGAAAAGGGGCAGGGTGAGAAAGACGCCCGTCCACAGCAGGCGGCGCTGGCGGGCAATTTCTTCCCGACGGACACGGGCTTCGACGTCTTCATCGGCGCTTTCGGCCGTCGCCACCCGAAAACCGGCACCGGCGACGGCTTCCCGCAGTTCGGCCTGGCTGACCACCGTGGGAATGTAGCGGATGAGCACCCGCTCACTGGCAAGGTTGGCGCTGACTTCCAGCACCCCGTCGATGGCGCGCAGGGCTTTTTCGAGGCGGCGGGCGTCGTTGTCGTCGCCGATACCCTGCACCAGCCAGTTGGCTTCGCCGGTAGCCACATCGTAACCGGCGCGCCGAATGCGGTGGACCAGGTCGTCCAGGCCCGCGGCGGCAGGGTCGAAGGCCACGGTGGCGCGTTCCGAGGCCAGATTGACCACGGCATTGGCCACACCGGGGACTTTCTTCAAATTGCGCTCCACGGTAGCCACGCAGTTCGCGCAGGTCATGCCCGTGATGGGCAAAACCACTTGAGTTTCGGTCATACGTGCTTCCTCCTGGAAGGCCAGAGGCCGCCCACCAGAGCGGCCTCATGTTTTTTGAGCGGCTTACTCTGCCACGGGGTAATTGATTTCCGCCAGCAGCGCCTTGAGGCGCGCTTCGTCGGCGGGGGCCTCGAAAGTGATGGTGACGCGCTTTTCGGCCACGTCGCCTTCCACCGCAGCCACGCCTTCCAGTTCGGTCAGTTCCGACTTGATGGTATGGATGCAGTGGTGGCAGGTGATGTTGGGAATGTGATAAGTGACCTTCACAGCAAACGCTCCTTATAGTTTCTGGAATGCCTCGAAAATGTCGAGAATTTCATTCAGCACGCGTTCGCGCTCTTCGACATCATCGCTGCGGATGGCTGAAATCACGCAGGTGTGCAAGTGCTCATCCAGAATCAGGGCACTGATCTTGTTCAGTGCTGCCTGCACGGCCTGGATTTGCCGCAAGACGTCAATGCAATAGGCGTCTTCTTCCAACATGCGCTCGATGCCGCGAATGTGGCCTTCCACGGTTTTCAGCCGCCGATAAGCTGCTTCGTGCTTCATGTCACACCTCCGTTACCCCCCCCCCAGGGGGGTGGGGTGCGGTCAGTATAATGCATTTTCAGGAAGGCGTCAAGCCCCTCCACACGCCCTTTTGCAGGAAAGCAGCCCGCTGTCGGCCTTCTCCCGAAGGCCAGCAGCCCGCGTTACGCGCGAACAGCCCGCGCCTTCATGCCCCCGTAGTACAATCTAAAACATGCTGCCGAGCGCCCCGCCCGCCTTTGTGCAAGTAGGCCGGGTGGGGGCTCTTTTGAGGCCCTCCATGCAGATCCTCATTTTCTCGCTCATCGTTCTGGTCACCATGGCGCTGTTGCTCACCGATGCACTGCGCCCGGAAATCATCGGGCTGGGCGTGCTGTTCACGCTGGGCGCGACTGGCCTCGTCTCGTGGAAAGAAGCCTTTGCCGGCTTCAGCAGCAACGCGGTCATGGCAATGTTCGGGCTGTTCATCATCGGGGGCGCGCTGCAGCGCAGCGGTGCCGCTGGCTGGCTCGGCGACCAACTGGTAGGGCTCGCCAGGGGGAACGAATCCGTCCTCATCGCCATCCTCATGGGCACAGCAGCAGCCCTTTCGGCCATCATGGTCAACATCGGCACCGCGGCCGTGCTCTTGCCCGCCGTCATGAGCGCCAGCCGCAAA is drawn from Chloroflexota bacterium and contains these coding sequences:
- a CDS encoding copper chaperone, encoding MKVTYHIPNITCHHCIHTIKSELTELEGVAAVEGDVAEKRVTITFEAPADEARLKALLAEINYPVAE
- a CDS encoding metal-sensing transcriptional repressor, coding for MKHEAAYRRLKTVEGHIRGIERMLEEDAYCIDVLRQIQAVQAALNKISALILDEHLHTCVISAIRSDDVEERERVLNEILDIFEAFQKL